Proteins co-encoded in one Ananas comosus cultivar F153 linkage group 15, ASM154086v1, whole genome shotgun sequence genomic window:
- the LOC109721093 gene encoding uncharacterized protein LOC109721093 (The sequence of the model RefSeq protein was modified relative to this genomic sequence to represent the inferred CDS: added 23 bases not found in genome assembly) — translation MATTTTTTTKQPETLARNPRACFSVAAYAKAVVGGLVGGGAAVDAGLTAAELAAIEASLGFSFPPDLRNLLAEALPVSPGFPNWRSPSSSLVLLLRRPFADLLLRADRARETLDRAPILVPIYRRYYVPAAPALAGNXAWSGRGCTFPALDPKAPALAAPPPLAASQPPPPPAPSSSPVAAVDIADFFARWGSGAVVAAAAAAWGGKREEARRVEVWTEMAEEAAGTCGRGEAARAVERGLVEMGARLREAGWGEEEVREMMMMGARAGADVACGPRGGPYILILVIRPKNKKSNYNNCD, via the exons GACGAAGCAACCGGAAACCCTAGCCCGGAACCCTCGCGCGTGCTTCTCCGTCGCGGCGTACGCGAAGGCGGTGGTGGGGGGgctcgtcggcggcggcgccgcagTGGACGCGGGGCTCACGGCGGCGGAGCTCGCGGCGATCGAGGCGTCGCTGGGCTTCTCCTTCCCCCCCGACCTCCGCAATCTCCTCGCCGAGGCCCTCCCCGTCTCCCCGGGCTTCCCCAACTGGcgctccccctcctcctccctcgtcctcctcctccgccgaccCTTCGCCGATCTCCTCCTCCGCGCCGATCGCGCCCGCGAAACCCTAGATCGCGCCCCGATCCTCGTCCCGATCTACCGCCGCTACTACGTCCCCGCGGCCCCGGCCCTCGCCGGGAACCNGGCCTGGAGCGGCCGCGGGTGCACCTT CCCCGCGCTAGATCCCAAAGCGCCCGCGCTAGCCGCGCCTCCTCCTCTAGCCGCTTCCcagccgcctcctcctcctgctccctcctcctcccccgtcgccgccgtcgaCATCGCCGATTTCTTCGCGCGGTGGGGCTCcggcgccgtcgtcgccgccgccgccgccgcgtgggGGGGGAAGAGGGAGGAGGCGCGGAGGGTGGAGGTGTGGACGGAgatggcggaggaggcggcgggcaCGTGCGGGAGGGGGGAGGCGGCACGTGCGGTGGAGAGGGGGTTGGTGGAGATGGGGGCGCGGCTGCGGGAGGCGGggtggggggaggaggaggtgcgggagatgatgatgatgggggCCCGCGCGGGCGCTGACGTGGCGTGTGGACCCCGCGGGGGACCATATATCCTTATACTTGTGATTagacccaaaaataaaaaatctaattataataattgtgaTTAG
- the LOC109721094 gene encoding EPIDERMAL PATTERNING FACTOR-like protein 2, whose protein sequence is MGHCPFLIINTHTHLHLLLLLLLSLLLLSSSLAIHSHEGRLLPNHEEAPKEEMVMASAAAMIIGSRPPRCEGRCISCGHCEAVQVPIAPKERRWSSSSSSSSSSISSDPNALTKATTSRGDYDDTSNYKPLNWKCKCGDLILNP, encoded by the exons ATGGGTCACTGCCCATTTCTCATCATCAATACTCACACAcatctccatctcctcctcctcctcctcctctccctcctcctcttgAGCTCCTCTCTAGCCATTCACTCTCATGAAG GTAGATTACTACCTAATCATGAAGAAGCTCCAAAG GAGGAGATGGTAatggcgtcggcggcggcgatgaTCATCGGATCGCGGCCGCCGCGGTGCGAGGGGAGGTGCATCTCATGTGGGCACTGTGAGGCAGTTCAAGTGCCCATTGCCCCAAAGGAGAGGAGAtggagtagtagtagtagtagtagtagtagtagtattaGTAGTGATCCTAATGCTCTCACCAAAGCAACCACATCAAGGGGTGATTATGATGATACCTCAAATTACAAGCCACTTAATTGGAAGTGTAAGTGTGGGGATCTGATCCTTAATCCTTGA